One Procambarus clarkii isolate CNS0578487 chromosome 15, FALCON_Pclarkii_2.0, whole genome shotgun sequence DNA segment encodes these proteins:
- the LOC138365050 gene encoding CCR4-NOT transcription complex subunit 3-like — translation MKRDYALPSTPKWWTELPSGSSATGATPSSPEDPQSSNLPTSTQAEEERRERFGSGHTSSDPEADSETHATQAGQTDAGRRTAASSTTWGTRPGTGGGALPTLEPSTAGTHGKGAGTDAAGEELEDGRAVQRAVERPTGTPMTPTGAGRAPDGDTTSGGEATTTGGAPVDTGGIASAKETFTSTPTEASSTGSGGKSSSLKRFTCTTAGAEHPAA, via the coding sequence atgaagcgagactatgctctaccgtccacccccaagTGGTGGACGGAGCTACCTTCAGGTAGCTCTGCAACTGGAGCTACCCCATCGTCGCCGGAAGATCCACAGTCGTCTAATTTGCCAACATCAACTCAGGcagaagaagaacgccgggaacgctttggCTCCGGCCACACATCATCAGATCCAGAGGCTGACTCAGAGACACATGCAACACAAGCCGGGCAAACCGATGctggacgcagaacggcagcatcctcaaccacatggggtaccaggccaggcacaggaggaggcGCCTTACCCACCCTAgaacccagcacagccgggacacaTGGCAAGGGTGCAGGGACAGACGCAGCAGGTGAAGAACTCGAAGATGGGAGAGCCGTGCAGAGGGCAGTCGAAAGACCCACAGGAACTCCAATGACACCAACCGGAGCAGGACGAGCACCCGACGGCGACACAACCTcaggaggagaggcgacaacaacaggaggCGCACCAGTCGACACAGGTGGCATAGCATCGGCCAAAGAGACATTCACATCCACGCCCACCGaagcctcctccacaggaagcggcgggaaatcctcctcactgaagaggttcacgtgCACAACAGCAGGTGCAgaacacccagcagcctga